The following are encoded in a window of Fulvia fulva chromosome 7, complete sequence genomic DNA:
- a CDS encoding Acyl-CoA synthetase ACTT5, which yields MVYTSPLPDIDIPKENILDYLFPKDVTANEQPVWIDSSDFNNHVSPKQMLQWIKRVIIGLDKLGLQKGDVCLVHTPNHVLFPAAYLGIVGGSRCFSAINPIYTVDEIVHQMTLTNAKCLLVHPDLVERDLEAAKKAGTITPDRIFQFTDDAKPCKEKLGVKDWRHMLGSEQEAESFRWKSLSPRESETTVATINFSSGTTGMPKGVMISHHALIANVEQTAKIRWPEKDFSKGDRVTDERWIGFLPLYHAYGQMYANLMAVKFQVPIYIMRQFVYEDYIRCIERAQVTDLQVAPPILIMMAKRPETQKYDLSCIRSIISGGAPLGKDLANEIAKKFNCDVKQGWGMTEVTCGSILQVEARDDGTVGRLIPNNQLRLVDDDGKDVGTDTPGEMWIKAPNVMLGYWRNEQATKEALTQDMWLKTGDVAVINKEGFIWIVDRKKELIKVNALQVAPAELEAKLLTLDSVADAAAVGVTINSEEWPRAYVVLSEKAKKANVTPNQIQDAFRPLVAKHKALVGGVKFVDEIPKLASGKIQRKIMREWAKKDSADLSKNFERARL from the exons GATATTGACATTCCTAAG GAAAACATCCTAGACTACCTGTTCCCTAAAGATGTTACAGCCAACGAACAGCCCGTTTGGATCGACTCCAGCGACTTCAACAACCACGTCTCCCCCAAGCAGATGCTACAGTGGATCAAGAGAGTGATCATAGGCTTGGACAAGCTAGGACTGCAGAAGGGAGACGTCTGCCTCGTACATACCCCAAACCATGTCCTCTTCCCAGCAGCATATCTCGGCATCGTTGGCGGTTCACGATGCTTCTCCGCGATCAACCCAATCTACACCGTCGACGAAATCGTCCACCAGATGACCCTCACGAATGCCAAATGTCTGCTTGTCCACCCAGACCTAGTCGAGCGAGATCTCGAGGCAGCGAAGAAAGCAGGCACAATCACGCCCGACCGAATCTTCCAATTCACAGACGACGCGAAGCCATGCAAGGAAAAGCTGGGAGTGAAAGATTGGCGGCACATGCTCGGGAGCGAACAAGAGGCGGAATCCTTCAGATGGAAATCGCTCAGCCCAAGAGAATCAGAAACCACAGTTGCGACGATCAACTTCTCTTCAGGCACGACTGGCATGCCCAAAGGCGTCATGATCAGCCACCACGCCTTGATCGCAAACGTCGAACAAACAGCCAAGATTCGATGGCCAGAGAAAGACTTCTCGAAGGGAGACAGAGTCACGGATGAACGATGGATCGGATTCCTGCCGCTATACCACGCCTACGGACAGATGTATGCAAACCTGATGGCTGTGAAGTTCCAGGTGCCGATCTACATCATGCGGCAATTCGTCTACGAAGATTACATTCGCTGCATCGAGAGAGCGCAGGTCACGGACCTTCAAGTCGCGCCACCGATTCTAATCATGATGGCGAAGAGACCCGAAACGCAAAAGTACGACCTCAGCTGTATACGGAGTATCATTTCTGGTGGTGCACCGCTGGGGAAGGACCTGGCGAACGAGATCGCAAAGAAGTTCAACTGTGATGTGAAGCAGGGATGGGGCATGACAGAGGTCACTTGTGGCTCGATTCTGCAGGTGGAGGCCAGAGACGACGGCACCGTGGGAAGGCTCATCCCGAACAACCAGCTGAGGCTGGTGGATGATGATGGCAAGGATGTCGGTACGGATACGCCAGGTGAGATGTGGATCAAGGCACCGAATGTCATGCTTGGGTACTGGAGGAATGAACAGGCTACCAAGGAGGCGTTGACGCAGGATATGTGGTTGAAGACTGGAGATGTTGCCGTGATCAACAAGGAGGGTTTCATTTGGATTGTGGATCGAAAGAAGGAG CTCATCAAAGTCAACGCATTACAAGTCGCGCCGGCAGAGCTCGAAGCGAAGCTCCTGACACTGGACAGCGTAGCAGATGCCGCTGCCGTCGGTGTCACCATCAATAGCGAAGAATGGCCACGAGCATACGTTGTGCTGAGCGAGAAGGCGAAGAAGGCCAATGTTACACCCAACCAGATACAGGATGCTTTCAGGCCTCTAGTAGCGAAGCACAAGGCGCTGGTGGGAGGAGTGAAGTTCGTCGATGAGATT CCTAAACTCGCAAGTGGCAAGATCCAGCGCAAGATAATGAGAGAGTGGGCGAAGAAGGACTCTGCAGATCTGTCAAAGAACTTCGAGCGCGCTAGACTGTAG